ttatttataatataattcaaaatcatttaatttgatattagtatatagtgttgtttgtatacttttattatgttcaaataatCGTTGCCAAATAATCCATCATAATCATGCCGCCAGTACTAAAATGCATAGAAATGGACAACTTCAAGTCCTACAGGGGTCATCATATGATTGGTCCTCTGAAGAACTTTACAGCTGTCATCGGACCCAATGGTTCTGGTACGTaggaaaaatctattttttaacagtGTAAAGTATTGTTTCACATTACTATAATTCCATTGTTTGTTGTTTTACAGGTAAATCTAACTTTATGGACGCTATAAGTTTTGTTATGGGTGAAAAAACTACCAGTCTCAGGGTAAAACGTCTTAGCGATCTTATACATGGTGCTTCAGTTGGACAACCCGTTTCTCGCAggtatttgttttgtataataaattatttattttatgtattgatcagtaaaataattggtaattACGGTGATCTACCTTTTTTaaacaggttttttttttaatataaatatttccttTTTGTACAGTGCTAGTGTAACTGCAGTTTTCAAAATGGATAGTGAAGGTACTGAAAAACGATTTACTAGAACTGTGCAAGGATCATCATCAGACTATCGAATCAATgatgatgtatatatttttttgttaaatagtttatatattcgaattgtataaataaatgtctgTGTTATTGTAGTCAGTATCCAATCAAGAATATTTTGCACAGTTGGAACAGATTGGCGTGAATGTGAAAGCAAAAAATTTCTTAGTATTTCAAGGTGCAGTTGAATCAATTGCTATGAAAAATCCAAAAGAAAGAACTGCTTTATTTGAAGAAATTAGTGGGTAAGTACctatgataatttatgtatttttagatacattctttatttatttaataactttattttttagttctgGCGCACTAAAAGAAGATTATGATAGATTGAAAGCAGAGGTGATGAAAGCAGAAGAAGAAACTAACTTCACATACTTGAAAAAAAGAGGAGTTGCTGCTGAACGTAAAGAAGCAAAATTAGAAAAAGAAGAAGCAGAAAAGTATCAGAAACTCAAGGATGAATTAGTAAAtactaagaatattatttattatattagtttaaaactaaataattacatttgtgGTATTTACTATGAGAatcataacttttaaatacttttaggcACAAAAAGAAGTTGAATATCAGTTGTTTCGGCTGTATCAAAATGAGAACATGATAAAAAACTACGAACTGGATTTAGAAGACCGTAAAAAAGAAGTTGCCAAAGTAGAAAGTAAAAAGGAAAAAGCCGAAGAAGTAGtcaaggaaaaaaaaaaagagcaaGGCAAGGCTAGTCGTGATTTGGCTAAAGTTGAACAAGAAATCAGAGAAATTGTAAGgcacaattttgatttacatatattgctgactaatgaattttatgctgttcatgtatattattaatttttttataatcataaaatattaattccagCTGTTCTAATAACTTACATTAAAAACTAACCAATAATGCACATAATtagtacttaatacttatctaTAGTTATAgagaatagaaaaaaaatctaaaaaatatatatattgatttttaatttttaggaagtagagattaataaaaaacgtcCATCTTTCATAAAGTCCAAAGAAAGAGTGGCACATATACGCAAGAAATTAAACACtgcaaaaaaatcattagcCGAAGTAGTAATGGCTAATGATGCTCACAAGAAGGATATTGATGAATTGGAAGCTGAACTTAAAGAAGTTGAAAAACGGCGTCATGATTACGAAGAGCAAGTGGCTGGGGAAAGTCATAGTCAGGGAAGAGATGTACAGTTAGAAGATGCTCaggtactaaaatttataattagtgatttttcataaaatataaattataagagataataattatattccttatttgatttttaggtttctgagtataataatttaaaaattgatgctCGTAAACAGTcagcattatttttacaagaatTAGACTCAATTAACAGAGAACAAAAAGCTGATCAGGATAGGTTAGATAATGAGTTACGTTTGAGATCagaacttgaaaataaaataaaacagaaaacTCACGAAAAAGAAGAGGCTCAAAAACGAGTAGACAAATTAACTGAACATATAAAATCTAGTGAAAATGCATTGGAAGAACAAAGACGTTTATTTGATGAACTCCGTAAAGATGTTGGTTCATCTAAAGACAAAGTGTCAAAGTTACAAAGGGATTTGGATAATGTTACAGAACAGTTAGGTGATGCTAAGGTTGATAAGCACGACGATAACAGACGTAAAAAGAAACAAGAGTtagttgaaaatttcaaaaaagcaTATCCAGGAGTAGtaagttttttgtttaatcaaaaataatatgtttttgttttaatttaataatttaaataattgtttttactttttagtatgACCGTTTGATCAATATGTGTCATCCTATTAGTAACCGTTACAATGTAGCGATTACAAAAGTGTTAGGTAAATATATGGAGGCCATTATTGTAGATTCTGAGAAAACTGCACGTTTGTGCATTCAATACTTGAAGGATCATATGCTGGATCCGGAAACATTTTTGCCCATTGATTATTTGCAAACAAAACCACTTAAGGAGAGATTACGAAACATAAGTCGTCCACACAACGTCAAGCTCATGTATGATGTTCTGGAATTTGATCCAGAAATTGATAGAGTTGTTTTGTTTGCAACCAATAATGCATTAGTGTGTGAATCTCCTGAAGATGCCAATCATGTGGCTTATGAACTTGAAAGAGATGGAAGATATGATGTaagattaaaacaaatttaaattatttatacttttatataaaaaataataaatgcatattaatgtattattgttatttcttataacattttaagttttgtatTTCTCTTTGAACAAATTTACTTTTCAGCCAgttgaagaataaaaataattttaaaaatattatcttaataaaattaattaatttgcttTAATTAGGCTGTAGCTTTAGATGgtacattttatcaaaaatcggGTATTATATCTGGAGGTAGTTTGGATTTAGCTCGTAAAGCAAAACGTTGGGATGAAAAACATATGACTCAATTGAAGGCTTCTAAAGTAAactagatttttatatttttttctatagatactgtttttaattaatttttttttttaggaaaaatTATCTGAAGAATTGAGAGATGCTATGAAAAAATCACGTAAAGAATCTGAATTAAATACTGTAGACTCCCAAATTAAAGGTCTAGATATGAGACTCAAGTATGGAAAAACTGACAAAGAAAACACTgttagtatacaattttacctaatacatatttcacgttataaaaattgtactttgTTTCTTGATTAGCTTAAACAAATCAGAGATTTGGAGAAGGAATTAAAATTCCTAGAAAACAAATTAGAAGGGAGTGgagtaagtatttttttagactTAAGAGttgaagtattatatatagaagtaaaattattaattaaattaatattttattttagcctCGTATTGAAGAAATTGAAAGAACAATGCGGACACGTGATATTGAAATTCAATCTATGCGAGGTCGCATGAATTCAGTTGAGGATGATGTATTTGCTGATTTTTGTCGTCAAATCGGCATGACTAATATTCGTCAATATGAAGAACGTGAACTAAGGTCACAGCAAGAGAGGGCAAAAATTCGTTTGGAATTTGAAAATcagaaaaatagaataatgagTCAATTAGATTTTGAACGTACAAAAGACACACAGAGTAGGTTAAAAAACCCTGATCACacgattgtaaaatatttatcataacataTTGTTTATCTAGACAATGTAACACGTTGGGAGAGAGCAGTTCACGATGATGAAGATGAACTTGAACGTGCTAAACAGGCAGAACAGAAACAAATGTCTGAAATAGAAACTGATATGAAAGAAGTAGATCGATTGAAAGCTCAACGACAAACTAAAAAACAAGAAGTTGATCAAATGGACGAAGTGATAAGCAaagtatgttaataaatattatatattgagttATAATTAGACAGTTGAAAAGAACATTTCTTATGCTATTTAGGCAAGAAAAGAAGTTGGTGCTATTGCTAAAGATATTCAAGCAGCTCAAAAGCAGGTGACTAACCTGGAGAACAAAGTAGAAATGCGTAGAGCTGATCGACATGCAATCCTAACTCACTGTCGGGTATAGTAGAAATTAATgtcatgttaaatttttttttttttttttattaatgttaaataatttatttagatggAAGACATTAACATACCGTTATTACAAGGCAATTTAGAAGATATTATTCAAGAACAATCTGTAAATAACTCTGAAGAACAAGGGCGAGACAGTACAGCTAATACACAAGAGATTTATGATCAGGAAGCAaggttaattattaacaacattaaataaaatgtatttatatttttaatatatttatttcttattatattacatatttatagaattactGTTGATTACTCTTCATTGCCTGATAATCTCAAGGATTTAGAGGATTtagatgatataaaaaaattaacagatAAAATGGCCAAGACTATGGCTGAACAATCAATGAAACTGCAAAAGATTCATGCCCCTAATTTTAAGGTAAATTCATTGATTCtatcaaaataactatttgattttttttgtttatttataaatacttgattaaagtatatatttataattattaattcaatacagACAGTACAATTAATAGTCTCTTAAATGAGGTATTatactgaataattaattatttttttaagtcttaaccatttattaaaacttgatTTGTTATGTATTTCCTGAATATTCCCAGagaaaattctaaattgtataataatgaataatcatcaatattgttttattatttgtgtaacacatttatatttattttaatgtgtatttttctattcaaaattcaatatttaaacaaaaatatatctctAATAGGCAATGCAAAAATTGGATCAAGCTAGAGAAAAAATGCAAGAAACTGACCGGGAATTCAATACTGCCAGAACTCGTGCCAAGAAAGCTAAACAGAATTTTGAGCGTATTAAGAAAGAGAGACACAATAAATTCACAGAATGTTTTGAACATGTAGCAAATGAGATTGATTTGATATACAaggtaaaactaatttatttaacttttaattacatGTGTTGGTGTACACTGGTGGTAAGCATCCGGCCCGCACGGCTATTGTATGTACCAACTGTATATGGTCCACTTTCAAttctagaaaataatttttttttatacattttattattttagttcaaaatagtatttttttcctagtaaagaatttaagaatataaaattttcatttttgtttggcctttttattttgtgaatgTGGCTTGAGAGTTTAAAAAGGTTGCCAACCATTGATGTACACAAAACTTATCATTTatcttgttttaattttggttcATAATTGTTTCCAGTTCTTCTCCTAATCTAACCTTActtgtgatatttataataattaaaaacccaTTTCAGTCGTCTTTCGATGTTTGTAGCAACATCAACAAACGctctgtattaaattatttttatgttaataatatcaaaatttttatttttgtgtttttttggaTAGGCCTTGTCTAAAAATCAATCTGCTCAGGCTTTTTTGGGACCTGAAAACCCAGAAGAACCTTATTTGgatggtataaactataattgtgTAGCTCCTGGTAAACGTTTCCAACCTATGTCCAATTTATCAGGAGGGGAAAAAACTGTCGCTGCATTAGCTTTGTTGTTCGCCATTCATAGgtacaacacaatatatttgtatatataaccatgaatattattatctttaaaatttaaaattttaatcaaatatttttttatagttatcagCCAGCTCCATTCTTTGTACTTGATGAAATAGATGCTGCTTTGGACAATACCAATATTGGGAAAGTCGCTTCCTATATTCTAcagaaaaaaactaatttacaaACCATTGTCATATCTCTTAAAGAAGAATTCTTCCATCATGCGGACGCTTTAGTTGGAATCTGTCCAGATGTaagtagttatatttatacagtaaGCTCTTGATATCTGCAGAATAGGGCGGGGTACTGctactaaaaattaacaaattcagatttcatttttttgaactttATCTTGTCTGGAATTTAttagattgtatttttttattttttaataaattaaatttacacttgtaatgatatacaaatttaactaaaacccTGTTATCAGGTTATTGCAATCTGATTACATTGATTCATGAACTGTAATGATTTTTGAAGTATACATAATTCTTATAATTCAGTGGGTCTAcagttctatattttaaatgttatgaattcTATCAAAATTAAGAGCTTGTTTGTTATCGTTCTGCCACTGATTAAGatcttaatactaataaagaattaataactaatataaaaatataaatatgcataatgAAAACAAGaactaaataacaaaaaaagggTTACCCATTTTCATTATTAGAAATAgatgaaaatttaacaaataattattatccagTTAGGTAAATAATTCATTCAGAAAATGAGAAATCGACATCTTGTTAGTATGCCGTCAACTTATgctctaacctaaccttacaaaatattgttatgtacaattaattttagcaatttacattattatttattatatatttttaaattgttatttaataaaattatgctattttacaatattattgctgGGCAATGTATGTTGACAGGACAATAATCAAACAAGTatctaaaattgttatcaatattaaaattttgcacATTAGCCACAGCCTTTAATCGCAAGCTcacaataattgatattaaatatatacatttatttttatttttaggaagGGCAGTGTTTAATCAGTAAAGTGATAATGATGGACCTGGCAGAGTATCCTTTAGCCGAAACTGACGAAAGTATAGCATTTTCTCTAcgttaatttatgataaatatttcagaCAAGACCTTCAAAAGAAAATGTACAGCATATGCCAcctgatttttaaatacacaatgagttaactatttttttattttttaaatttatttctcatttatattcttactagttttattacaatttagtttttttgtatacttaatttaattactcactaaattatatctatacttgatttatttagacataaatagattaagatacatacaaatataaaattacttttagctctactataataattttatttgtcaaataataaaacataatatgaacagataattaaaactaattattttaaattaatacctaGCCataatttggttaaaaaaaaaaaatgcacattaaatattcataatgcaTTTTGTTTTTGGTTCACTAgattcttaatattaatttgtagttCTTCATGATGACGTtccttttttaatagttttactaataattcatTTCGATAAGTATGATTTGATACTtccaaattatttgtattaacctaatataatacggttatattaatttaaatgaatacactaaaaaataattattaataccatCATTAACAAAGAAAGATAATATCTAGCAACTTCTACTTTGTCAATCCCTCCTACTAAatctttgaataatttttgttccCCAATAGATTCAAAGCAGTTTAATATACGTGTTCCGTATTCATGTACATCAAACTCAatcattttttcttctttttccaAAATTGATCGAAGATTATCATGCCATTCTAGAACTCGTTTTTGCATTTTCAATTGTTCATTCatctaaacattataaaaaattaaatactatttcttGGTGCTGAAATTAACTTACTGTTtccatttgatttttttcataattctgCATTTTAATAGAACTTCTTTGATATGTTTGaacattttcaattgattCTTAAACAAgttcaacaaataataaaactatcattgtttgacatatttaaaccataatgtGGCAAGAGTAATAATGATCAAATCTAACTTAaactacttttataaaaaaaaaaaatttggaacagtggatatattatataagatgtaaattttataaatatagaacaaGACTTTTTaagagatatattataatttaaaacataccaCCATTTTCCAATGTTTCTTCTACTCTCTCATCGTGAACCAAGGAATTCAATTCTGTATTTATATGCATAGGCAATAATATTTCTCCATCCtgcaaaaattgtatgttcaaataaaacaatacaaatagaTCTCAATTAGATTAACTTTCCAGAAGTCATTGGAATATATTGCAAGTTGGTACATCAGTACTTAAAAAGACAGCTAATatcaaataacttttttatatcttaatgtCCATGATCAGTAGTTAAATCATATACAGAGTCCGGCTAAAAAACCTCCCATATTTCAAGAGGCAGTTGCAAATAAACAAAGAAGtagaaaaaattcttttatttttttctaataaatattatgtcatttttaattatttattataaacattatctcGGTTAAGTGGTGTTCTCCATTGTTAACACAAGTTTTTGATAACTTTTTGACCTTTGTGTCATTGCTGGTGTAATGGAGGCCAATGCCTGGTGATTGGCTCCTTAAATGTCTATAGGGATGCGGAGCGATGATTGTACACTGTGCCTTTAAATATCCCCAAAGAACATAATCACAGGGTGATcacgttaaaaaatttaaatttagaatttttttttaaatcatgtcttacttttgttatttttgttttgtttttgttccTTGCCATTATATCTACTAAAAATAGCACGTATACCACTATCCATCAATACCCTCTCCACTGTTGTACCAACACCAAAACTCACTCAGCCATAGGCGTGTACAGACTTAAATTCCCGGTCAAGCCTGGAAGAATTAGTGCCCCAATAATTGAACAGTgcccttaatttttttttgacacaTTAACACAGTAGGTacatacattctaattgtaataattgtaaatataaaactgtataagatgtatatacctatacaaatagtTGTATGTGCAATGTGCATATGACATTAATGTGCAAGgcatacttgtatattttttaagttaaaaataaaattacatattatattaatacatacctaATGCATGTTTATATGTctaactatacatataaacttggtaggtaatatataaatgtgtaattgtGGCGAACGCCTATGCACACAGCGCTATTTCTAAATAAGGGAGATTTTTTTGCGGGaccctgtatattattaataaagatttatgttttaaaatcttaatagttaataccttAAAGGGATTctcaacttaataaatatacctttcATGTCTGctgctatatatttttaaataatctaccgttatcataaaaaataaggtaaccaatattaatattagttaattttgaaGAATGAATGTCCTAGATTCTGCATTAGTATGGTAAATGTTTGCTTACTTTTTTTGGGCGttcctttttttttgcataaaatttatctatattataattacacttGGAATTTAAAACTTGA
This sequence is a window from Rhopalosiphum maidis isolate BTI-1 chromosome 1, ASM367621v3, whole genome shotgun sequence. Protein-coding genes within it:
- the LOC113548267 gene encoding structural maintenance of chromosomes protein 1A; this translates as MPPVLKCIEMDNFKSYRGHHMIGPLKNFTAVIGPNGSGKSNFMDAISFVMGEKTTSLRVKRLSDLIHGASVGQPVSRSASVTAVFKMDSEGTEKRFTRTVQGSSSDYRINDDSVSNQEYFAQLEQIGVNVKAKNFLVFQGAVESIAMKNPKERTALFEEISGSGALKEDYDRLKAEVMKAEEETNFTYLKKRGVAAERKEAKLEKEEAEKYQKLKDELAQKEVEYQLFRLYQNENMIKNYELDLEDRKKEVAKVESKKEKAEEVVKEKKKEQGKASRDLAKVEQEIREIEVEINKKRPSFIKSKERVAHIRKKLNTAKKSLAEVVMANDAHKKDIDELEAELKEVEKRRHDYEEQVAGESHSQGRDVQLEDAQVSEYNNLKIDARKQSALFLQELDSINREQKADQDRLDNELRLRSELENKIKQKTHEKEEAQKRVDKLTEHIKSSENALEEQRRLFDELRKDVGSSKDKVSKLQRDLDNVTEQLGDAKVDKHDDNRRKKKQELVENFKKAYPGVYDRLINMCHPISNRYNVAITKVLGKYMEAIIVDSEKTARLCIQYLKDHMLDPETFLPIDYLQTKPLKERLRNISRPHNVKLMYDVLEFDPEIDRVVLFATNNALVCESPEDANHVAYELERDGRYDAVALDGTFYQKSGIISGGSLDLARKAKRWDEKHMTQLKASKEKLSEELRDAMKKSRKESELNTVDSQIKGLDMRLKYGKTDKENTLKQIRDLEKELKFLENKLEGSGPRIEEIERTMRTRDIEIQSMRGRMNSVEDDVFADFCRQIGMTNIRQYEERELRSQQERAKIRLEFENQKNRIMSQLDFERTKDTQNNVTRWERAVHDDEDELERAKQAEQKQMSEIETDMKEVDRLKAQRQTKKQEVDQMDEVISKARKEVGAIAKDIQAAQKQVTNLENKVEMRRADRHAILTHCRMEDINIPLLQGNLEDIIQEQSVNNSEEQGRDSTANTQEIYDQEARITVDYSSLPDNLKDLEDLDDIKKLTDKMAKTMAEQSMKLQKIHAPNFKAMQKLDQAREKMQETDREFNTARTRAKKAKQNFERIKKERHNKFTECFEHVANEIDLIYKALSKNQSAQAFLGPENPEEPYLDGINYNCVAPGKRFQPMSNLSGGEKTVAALALLFAIHSYQPAPFFVLDEIDAALDNTNIGKVASYILQKKTNLQTIVISLKEEFFHHADALVGICPDEGQCLISKVIMMDLAEYPLAETDESIAFSLR